From a single Equus asinus isolate D_3611 breed Donkey chromosome 2, EquAss-T2T_v2, whole genome shotgun sequence genomic region:
- the RAB4A gene encoding ras-related protein Rab-4A isoform X1 — MKPTGAPATGTRSVTRSYYRGAAGALLVYDITSRETYNALTNWLTDARMLASQNIVIILCGNKKDLDADREVTFLEASRFAQENELMFLETSALTGENVEEAFVQCARKILNKIESGELDPERMGSGIQYGDAALRQLRSPRRTQAPNAQECGC; from the exons atgaagcCAACAGGGGCCCCAGCCACGGGAACAAG GTCTGTGACAAGAAGCTATTACAGAGGTGCCGCAGGGGCTCTCCTCGTCTATGACATCACCAG CCGAGAAACCTACAATGCGCTTACTAATTGGTTAACAGATGCCAGAATGCTAGCGAGTCAGAACATTGTGATCATCCTCTGTGGGAACAAGAAGGACCTGGATGCAGATCGTGAAGTTACTTTCTTAGAAGCCTCCAGATTTGCTCAAGAAAATG AGCTGATGTTTTTGGAAACAAGTGCACTAACAGGGGAGAATGTAGAAGAGGCCTTTGTACAATGTGCAAGaaaaatacttaacaaaattGAATCAG GTGAGCTGGACCCAGAAAGAATGGGCTCAGGTATTCAGTATGGAGATGCTGCCTTGAGACAGTTGCGGTCGCCACGTCGCACGCAGGCCCCAAATGCTCAGGAGTGTGGTTGTTAG
- the RAB4A gene encoding ras-related protein Rab-4A isoform X3, which produces MTSPDARMLASQNIVIILCGNKKDLDADREVTFLEASRFAQENELMFLETSALTGENVEEAFVQCARKILNKIESGELDPERMGSGIQYGDAALRQLRSPRRTQAPNAQECGC; this is translated from the exons ATGACATCACCAG ATGCCAGAATGCTAGCGAGTCAGAACATTGTGATCATCCTCTGTGGGAACAAGAAGGACCTGGATGCAGATCGTGAAGTTACTTTCTTAGAAGCCTCCAGATTTGCTCAAGAAAATG AGCTGATGTTTTTGGAAACAAGTGCACTAACAGGGGAGAATGTAGAAGAGGCCTTTGTACAATGTGCAAGaaaaatacttaacaaaattGAATCAG GTGAGCTGGACCCAGAAAGAATGGGCTCAGGTATTCAGTATGGAGATGCTGCCTTGAGACAGTTGCGGTCGCCACGTCGCACGCAGGCCCCAAATGCTCAGGAGTGTGGTTGTTAG